Below is a genomic region from Rosa chinensis cultivar Old Blush chromosome 5, RchiOBHm-V2, whole genome shotgun sequence.
TTTTGCCTTGTTATTTTGCATAAACTAAGCTGATCCGCCATGTGACAATCATGTGTTTAATTCCTTTTAAGGTGGCGTATGACTAACACTACAATCATAATTGCAGTCTCTAGCTATTGTCTATCAGGAAACAACCTGGAATATAATTACTGTTGCAGTACTCATTTACTCTATCAAGTACTTTGATCAATCTTCGAAGTACATAAGCGTCAACATGAAACTTGAAATTagatatatctgtgtgtgtgtgtgtaatatgtatatgaatttttatatatatagaagcaGTCTCTAGTGTTGGATCTATCTGGTTTGCAATGAACAACTTAAGTTTGGCTAGATTGTATTTGGTTTTGTGCTTCATTTGTCCTATTAACTGGTTAACACATTAATTTGAAATGCATTCTGATAATTTTACAaactttttgttttcttgttggtCCATTTGAATTTCATGAAAGTGCTTTTTCTTTAACAGATTGGGGTGCAAATGTAATTGTGAACAGAATCTTTAAATGTTGACTTCTGGTTTCATTTTACCTTCAGCATCATCTGCTCCATTCTCTGATGCACTACTGGCAACTACTTGATTATCTGTAAGTCATTCATTATCACTATTCACTAGAATGTTGAGCGATGTCCATTCAATTATTTCATTTAGGAATTCTGATTGTGATGATTGAACTGTAACTCTATTCATGTTGGAATTGGATGTCTTTGTGAGCTTGAAGTTAGGTTCTTAATTATTCTTGTTTTCTACTTGGTAACCTACCTTATGTTCTTATCTTTGTTGGAACTatcaattataaattttttCCAATAATTTTAATGGTATGCTGAATTTATAGTACAATAGCTATAAACAGATGGTAGTGCAAAATATCACAGAACTTTACTACCCAATTTAGTATGCTaatctccttttattttatgagACACTGACTAACACACTAATATAGTTAAGTGATTTCCTAACGCTACATGATATACACACTATCAGCTAGATAATTACTTATCGTCCATCATCATATGGCATTAACATTTGTTTTTGCATGCTGTCATACCAACTAGTTGTACTACTAGAACCATAGTCACCTTTAACAGCAACAGCATTCGTCTCCAAATTCTCAGTCTCTTCTGAACCGAAATCAGCTTTACCGCATGGATGCATTATCGTAATTCTCATTCCATCTAGCTCTGTGGCTACTTCTTTCATGGTAGGCCTTTCCTCGCCTTTTAGTCTCAAACATCTTTTTGCAAGATTAGCTATATTTTTTAGTGTCTCATCAACATGTCCATCATCAACTATGTCACCATCAAGAATTTCTTTTAAGTGATCCTGCTCTATTGAACGAACAAAGAAGCTTGCTAGGCTTCTCTCTTCCTCACGGCGGTCAAAAGAAAGTGCAACTTGACTAGTAAGCAGTTCCACAAGAACAACTccaaagctataaacatcaCTCTTTTCTGTTAGCTGATTGGTAAGTAAGTATTCAGGGTCTAGGTATCCAAGTGTCCCTTGCACTAAAGTTGATAGTTGGTTTTGATCTAGAGGAACCAATCGTGAAGCTCCAAAATCTGACACTTTCGCTGTGTAATTTTCGTCCAATAGTATATTCGTTGCTTTGACATCTCGGTGAATGATTGGCATGGAAGTGGACGAGTGTAAGTATGCTAGTGCTCCTGCGGTTTCTGCTGCTATCTTCAGTCTTAAACCCAATGACAGCGATGCTCCTTTGGTTTCTTTATGAATGTGCTCAGAAAGAGTTCCACACCTGATGAACTCATAAACCAGTAAAGGCACTTCTGTCTCTAAGCAACAACCTAATAACCTCACCACATTTCTGTGGTTTATTTGAGAAACAATTATCACCTCATTAACAAACTGATCGCTCTGAGCACGAGCACCAATTTTGGACTTTTTAATAGCGACCTCTTTGTTATCTGGTAGTATTCCTTTGTAGACTGTTCCATAGCTTCCTTCACCAAGGACTGTACTTGCATGGTAATAGTTTGTGGCCTTCTCAAGTTCTTCTGCACTATAGAGTTTTGCTGTCTCCATTCCATGTCTAGCGAGTTGTTGCTGTAACAGTAATCCACCATTTTCTCTGAAGTACTTCTCTTTGAGTTTGATGAAATCTCTTTTCTTCATTGCCCAATATATCCATGAAATTCCAACCAATATACCCAAGAAGCCTAGACTGACACCTTGACATTGACAAATCACAACGAAAATTGATTAGTATGTGATGCATCGCTAAATGTTACATGGGTCAGGATATTAAAAAGTAGAAGAAACATCGAGTAGATTGGTATACTTTGTTTGTTATCTagtgttttcttttttagcacaAAGGTTTTTCGATAGAGATATTGACAAAGAATATGACTGTAATTAACAGTAAATAATCCCATTACAGTGATTTAAATCATGCTCTTCTTAGTGTGATAAAGATAAGTCAATCCTTCTAGCCTTTGAAATTTTAGGCTTATATATAATATACTCTTGATGCAAATATGTAAGTGATACATACTCAATGAAATAATAAGCAGGAGAGTGATCTTTGATTGGTTTTTGGGATTTTCTTTGATGCAGATCTTTTCATCCATGACGTCGTTTCTGTATGCTTTGGGACATAAACAAGAGTAATCTCCCGGAGGTGAATTTACACATTTTCCAATCTTGCATGGGTTTGAATCCATGCAGTCATCAATAtctgaaaagaaaggaaagattAACAAGCCACAGAGTAGGTGAAATCACAGTTTTGCTACTCCCCCTCTAGAAATTAATTAACATGATGTATGTTGATGCTGAGACCATACAAGCTATATACTTATATATTACCTTGGCAACCATCTGGAAGGTATGGATTGCCTTCGTAGCCTGGTAAACATTCACAAACATAACCATTCCTGTTGTTGTGGTTGACATACTTGCTATTTTTGTTGCATGCGAAGTCCTCCCTCTTTTCAGCTGCATCACATGGGTCTGGTTCATTCCCAATTGCCCAGTTAAGAACCATCGGCAGTTGCTTAGTGATGTTCAGTTCTTGAAAACTTGTATTAGAGAAACTAAACTGGCCTTCTTGCACAATGAATGCGTAGCTGCAGGGGTTGAAGCTCCATATATCAGAGTGATTATAATAGCTACTCAAAGTGACAGTACGGTTTGTTATTCCACTAGGGATGGAGGTTTGGCAACATCCAATGCCAGAGCAAGACCCATCGACGCTGCCAAGGCTGTTACACAAGGACATGCACCCGGTTATGTATCTTTCTTCCCCCTGGTATCCTGTAAAGAGTGCATAAGTGTCGCATCCAACTGCGATGAACTTGTTTTTGGTATCGGATATGGTGTAAGGCAGAACCAGCGATAACTCAGGGCTGTTGTGGTAGGTTCTTTCGCCTTGCTGGTCATAACAATCTCGGGCGGTGTAACTGTTTATTTGCAACTCACCCTCTGCAAGCCAGAAGTTTGCGATGCGGATATTAGTGCCTGTCCAGTTTGCTGATGGGGGTTGGGTTGATTGGTCACAAGTGATTTGAAATTCTTGTCGAAGGTAACAACCTTCACCTATGCCAAATGGGTATGGAATTACGAGATCACCGCAGCAGTCAGTGCAGCCAGGCAGAGCTTGAGGCAGGAGAGCTTGATCAGCTGCTGCTAATACGACCAGTAGTACTCCCATCAATGAGAGTTGCATAATGAACATCACATGCAAGGCCATGGCACCACTACTCGATTCCATCTACAAAAGTAGTATACACTTATATGTAGTGTTCAAGTAAAGAAACTCGAATGTTACTTGAACACTTTCTGAGTTCTTGGATTTGGTACAGCAAGCTTCACAGGGTCCAAACGGGAATTGGCTCCATGTAAAATATTCAATGAAATAAAACATCCCACTTGGAACTTGGTAATAGTCCATAAGCGACGGGGTGTACAAAGTTGAGCAGACAAGCTAGACAGTACTTATGCCAAGCAAGGTTGCCGACTGAGAGACTCTTGATTTTTTAATTTGGTTCTGTTTGAGAAGAGACTTGGTCGTTTCTTTTGTGTCATCACCtggtaaaaagaaaacagagaaaGGTACGTTCCATGTCTTCTTTTAATTGTTACTGCTATGTGATTTCTAAACAGGGATGATAGTCATCAAATATGTAAAGCAATCTATGTTTCACTTCACCAGGCTAAGATGTGAACTTTCTATCCTCGTTGAAACACTAAActattgtgaattatttttaaCAAGGGACTACTTTTTGCAATTTTCAGGGTGAAAAGGATGCCACTCATATTGTTTAAAACTTACAAAGGAAACAACTTTATTTGTGAGTTTTGCTTCCATTATGTGTTCCTCATTCGACTAGCAACTACTTGATATCTGTAAGTCCTTCACTACATTCGGTGATATTCATTATGACAAGACTGATAAACTATGTTGAGTCACATGTTGAGTCAATCATTTGGCTCGTCTGAATTTGTCTAACTCTTTAACCATTTCATGAGCATTTGATCATCTCCTCCCtcttaaaattttaataaactcaaaatcgGAAGCTCATACCGTGCATAAATAAATAGAATAGTCACAGTAAGTTATCTGTAATTGAATCAATGTATTACACTATATATGCTATCATATGATTGTATTGAGGCACTCCTCAAAGTGCAACAACAATTCCTAAACAATTCATGATAACCAACATGTAAATAACCTATCGTCCATCATCATTTGGCTTTAACAGTTGGATTGCCATGCTGCCAAACCCAGTAATCATACCAGTAGTTAAATCTTGAGGACAAGAATCACCTCCTTAAACATCTACAATGTAAGTACGTGTCTGAGTTAGACGACGCAAGTACTTGTTTTCTGGACAGAAACCAGCATTTTCTCCCCAAGGATGATTTTCCATAATTCTCATTCTCTCGAGCTCCATGGTTACTTCTTTCATAGTAGGCCTTTCCTCCCCTTTTACCCTCAAACATCTTTTGGCAAGGTTGGCTACATCTTTTAGCGTCTCAATATTTCCCTCATTCTGGCCATCATCAAGAATTTGTTTCAAAGAATCCTTTTCCATGTAAGAAAGAAAGATGCTTGCTAAGCATTTATCTTTACAAAGGGCAACTCTGCTTGTTATCAGCTCCAAACATCACTCTTTTCTGTTAGTTGGTTTGACTGCAAATACTCAGGGTCTAGGTATCCGCATGTCCCTAGAACCAAAGTTTGTAATTCAGTTTGCCCAATGATTTGTTGCAGTCCTGGAAGCAAATAGAATAAGATCCCACTCGATCTTTGTACTTGATGTGACGTTGTGTCCGAAGTGGTTGTGAGCATAATTGTTTAACCACGTTTAGTCTATTTGCTAAAGACGACTTGTGCGTCTTGTTTACTAACTGATCGATACTATGTGACCGTTAAATTGGGGTCTATAGTTGTTTCGTGTCCTGATTTGTTCTCGTGGTATCATCTCGAGTTGTGCCGGAGGAGAACCGGAACCTAGTAACTACAATTTAGTTGCTTagctttaaatttttttctcagAATAAAGGGTTATGCCTCCTAATTGGTTTGCATACAAATGATATTGATGTTCAACAGAAGTCAGAAACCTACTCGGTTAAATATTGATACCCTCTAATTGTTCTGCATAcaaataatatcttgccaaaacTGTGTTCTGCTTCGTTTGTCCTCTCAAGTTGGTAAATATTAATGCGATGCTTTCTTCTCTAATTGAATTGAGAACTCGAACTTGATCACTTGTTTGACCGTTTCAGTttcatgaatttgattttttcaTAAATTTGAGTGCAAGTAGCTTCCTTGGTCATGCTATTGTAAATAGCATGTACAACCTTTTTGAGTTTTTCAAGTAATTGTTGATTCTGTTAACAAGAATCACCTTTCTCATATTGGAGGCTCAAAAGGCTCACAAAAGCTAAATAAAAACCAAAGGAACCAAAGGAAATCAAAAGAAATTTCCTAAAAAGCTGCAAGGAATAATCAAACACATAGAACGATAAACTATAGTTAGAATCGATTATTTCATTGGATCTCTccttgtgatgaatatgtgtgtgtctgtgtgtgtgaACCCCTTTCCAAAAATCTATATCTAACATATAACTTACTGAGGCTGAACAAAGTTATCAAACACATTTCTAGCTAGATAGTTCCACGACTTCCATCAATTCTTTGCTAGAATTAATGTCTACTTCTTCCACTCTATGATAGTATAGTAATGCACATTTCCGGCCAATATCTGCAGTTATGTGGAATAAGAGGTGttggttcaatttttttttttttggaaagtgCATGCCTCAACATTCTAGCTCAATGCATGGCTACTTCTTTCCTTGTAGGCCTTTCATCCCCTTTTTAAACTTGGACATCTTTTTGTAAAAACGGTCACATTTTCCAGTACAAATCGGGACTATTTTGAGATTTTTCGTGCCGTCACTTAGAACAAGTTTTACCTATCATTCACCAATTCTAGGACCTCTGTCTGTGGGAGGTTTGGCAGGTATTGTAGCTGTACCTACTGTTAATGTTTTTCAGGCCCTCGCAAATGAGTCTGTGACTGATAGCGAGGGAGAGACCATATATAGAGATACAATCTAGTGATGATGTGCAACATGGAGCAAATGTTATCATTGAAGAGGATGCTATTTCCAAAACTCATTCCCTTAAGGAGTTAGCTAAAGACAAGGCTCAGTCTTTTAAAGAATCTGATGTTCATAAAGCTAAGTTTTGTTGGGGTTGATTTGGAAAATGAAGAACCTCTTGGTAATCATACATATGCTCAGGCTGAGATAAGTCCTATGTGTTCTTGGTTTGATGAGGGTGAAGCAACTGTGGAAAATGAGAATCTTCTTAAGTCTCtcccaaaatttcaaaataaaatattaaagtcCAAAAGAGATTCACGAGATCCTTACTCTACCCGCAATCGGATGCCTGTTGTGTGTCTTGATCTTTGATTCAACCGGCTCTGCTTAATCATGCTTATGTTTTGGTTGTCTTTGCTTTTTGTTATTTCTTCTAAGGGGTATTGGCTTCATGTCCACCTCCTTCGGTACTATTTGTTATTTAATAAATTACTttaattgccaaaaaaaaaaagtcttaacCATCATTATTTACAAAATGTGAGATTATGACCGGAGAAAATTTCAAGGTTAGCAATTTGGAGGTGTACATGTCCGAGGTACTCGAGGCATGTTAAAATACGCCAAACAAAGTCAACACCattttttcttgaaattctATGGTGAAGGAATCTCATCattgataaaaaataatttttaggAGCTGCTCTAAGCAAGAAATGAAAAGGTCCTTTAAGATAAATTGGGCCGGGCCGGCAAGAGTTGTGATTGGGAAAGGAAAATGTCATTTcccaggaaaagaaaaaaaagcggGAGACCATCAACGGTCCACCAACCCGATTAAAACCTCCACATTCTTCTCCTGTCCTCCGTCTCCGGTAGCCGCCAATCTCTTCAGAAACAGGTTCGATTTGTCTACTCTCGCTGTGTATCACCACTTTCGTTTTCCCTTCTCTGTGTATCATTCTACGTCATTTCTCTGCTTACAATTGAAAAATTTCCTGAAGACGACCAAAATTGTTTGTACTATCAATAAGTTGGTAAACATTGATTCAATGCTTACAGTTTTAACTTCAGTTGAATTCGAAGGTGGTCACTTTTTTGTGCAATTCAATTTCATGAAGTTGAATTCTTATTTACTTTTGAGTAGGTGTTAAAAACTTTGAGTAGCATTATTCGAGTAGCTTCTTTGGTTATAGTTATACTATCTGCAGTATCATTTGATCCATTCCAAATGTGATCCACTTATCTTTTGGATTTTTTAAACTATTGTTGATTCTGTTAATAAAGATTACCTTTTGAAATTTGCAGGCTCGAAGATCTGTCATTCATGTTGTTTGAAATTTACAAAGGCTACAACTTTACTTGTGTCTTTTACCTCAAATATGTGTTCCCAATACAACTGGCAATTACTTGATATCTGTAAGTCCTTCACTATCACTAGAATTATAAACTACGATAGAGTCAATAATTTTATGGGAATTCCTCCTTGTTATGAAAGTCTATATCTTTAAGTTTGGAcatatttaaaatttaattataaTTTCCTTCCCAGAATCAAAACAGTTTTGCCTTCTTGCTTTTGCATAAAGAACAAATAGTCATATAACTTGCTGAGGCAGAACAAAGTAAGCTGTACAAATAGTTCCATCAATTCTTTGCTTGTATTGATGTCTACTTATTCCACTTGATTATAATGGGATGCTAAACTGTTCAATAGCTGCACTTGTATGGAATGGGGATCGAGTGTTGGGTATATTCTTTTGGAGAGTGCATGCTTAAAAATCCATAAATTATGAAGAAGACCAGGTTAACCTTGTATATACACACATACAAACAGAGAGCTTTCTCTGTAGAGCTtccttgtatatatacacacacagtcATACACACAGAGAGCTTCCTCTCTACTAAATTTCTAATCAATCTGTATGCTGTGCTGGGTCATCCCTTCTATGCTGGAGTACTAGTCATTAGCGTCCCAAGTCAAGCACGAGTGGTTAGATATATAGTTACTTAACTAAGATTTAGTCCATTCCAAGCTTAATTTGAAAACATAATTCATGTAGTCATGTTTTTCTACTTTGTTTTCCTTTCCAATCTGTAAGCGGATATCAGAATTTATGTGTATCTTTTACTTGACCTGTAATGTACCTTGGATTGATGTGTTCTGTTCTTGTAATTATGCTGAATTCTACTATTAAATCCTAGCTGTAGGTTTTTAGTTTCATTATCTCAGCTGGCTACTCAAGCATAGCTTTACTTTGTCTCTGAACTCTTCCATGTTAGTTGTTTGTTGCCTTCTCAATCTGCAGCAAaagtcttttttgtttttcgtttTCCCTTCTTCTTGTCCGTCACCACCAGAGGTCTAGACAAGCCAAGCTAGAATAACTAAGGCATATACATCTCAATTTTATTAAACTTTGAAC
It encodes:
- the LOC112201449 gene encoding wall-associated receptor kinase 5-like; translated protein: MKKRDFIKLKEKYFRENGGLLLQQQLARHGMETAKLYSAEELEKATNYYHASTVLGEGSYGTVYKGILPDNKEVAIKKSKIGARAQSDQFVNEVIIVSQINHRNVVRLLGCCLETEVPLLVYEFIRCGTLSEHIHKETKGASLSLGLRLKIAAETAGALAYLHSSTSMPIIHRDVKATNILLDENYTAKVSDFGASRLVPLDQNQLSTLVQGTLGYLDPEYLLTNQLTEKSDVYSFGVVLVELLTSQVALSFDRREEERSLASFFVRSIEQDHLKEILDGDIVDDGHVDETLKNIANLAKRCLRLKGEERPTMKEVATELDGMRITIMHPCGKADFGSEETENLETNAVAVKGDYGSSSTTSWYDSMQKQMLMPYDDGR